The genomic interval GAAGATTCAATAAATTGTAACAATAAAGTATAAGAGCGTCTATAAAAAAGATATAATTTTTTAAAAATGTATGCTTCTTAACTGATTCAAGCTGATTGATTGTCTCCCTGTACTCTCCTCTGAAAAATCCCTTAAGTACCGTCTGAAACTCATATTGATTTTTATACGCCTGAAAAATTGTCTTCGATTTTTCTTTATTCTTTTTCGAAAGCAGCCCGTAGAAAATATCATAATCTTTTTCGTTGTAGCTGGCAAAAAGAGCAAAACAAATCTGCGAGTAATTTGTTATATCAAAATTACTTATATCAATATTGTTATAAATAAACTTGATGACTTTCTGACCCGTTTTAAAATCACCATAGTCAAAAAATATCATCATAGAAAAAATATCTTCGATGAACATATTATCGTCTAAAGATATTTCACCTTTCTCAGCTTTGTTTATTAAATCCTCAAAAATAATTTTAAGGCGTGTAATATATTTTTTACTTTTTGAATTTTCACCGGTTGAAATATAGGATTTTATAAGAAGCACAATGAATTGTATTTCCTGCTCGACAGTCAGTTCAAATTTTAATATGTGTTCAGCTATAGCAATATTGGATTTTGAAATTCCCTCTCTTAAAAAATTACAGTTACAAATCAGCATTAGTATCTCAACGTAGTAATTCAGATCTTTTTTCTTGATATATCTCTTATCTATTATATAATTGTTCGATTCCGTCTGAACAAATTTTGATTTGATTATATTGTTCAGATAATCTAAAGTCTTCTCCAGATTTTTCTCTTTATATATAAATGTATTAACATTCAGAAGTATATACTCAAGCGAATTTTTAAAATCGAGATTTTCTATATCCTGAATTTTCTGAAACAATCCCGAAGAGTGAATAAGCAGCAGCTTCTCAGTAGCATTTATTCTTATCCAGCTTTTCAGAGTTTCAAAATCTTTTCCTTCAATCATATAGTTCAGCCCTATGTATTCACTGCGCCAGTCACTATTCTGCAAATAATAATTTCCGAGCTTACGGCAAATATCTTCTGTTTCGCTATGTGTCAGAAGAACATCTGCTTGCTTGATAAGAAACTCTTTGAACAGTTCATGATACTTGTAGGAATCTTCTTCTTTCGTTATGAAGATATTATTATTGAAAAGAGAAATTAACTTATCATAACCGTTCTCAATGCCAAGGACTTCTTCTATATTCTCTTTATCCAGATATTCAAGGAATGATGTCTTTATTAAAAATGATTTTTCTTCGCGTGTAAAGCTGTTAAAAATTTCATTAGTGAAGTAATTAAAAATATCATACTTCGTCTGTAAAATATTAGCTTTTGCAACAGATGAAAAATTTCCTGATAACAGCAGCAGCTGAATTGCTGTAATCCATCCCTCAGTAGCTGAAAGAAATTTTTCAACTTCCATTGTATTTTGGGAAAGGAACTTAGCAAGCTGCTTATTCAGTTTAAGAAAACTTTTTAAATCCTTTGCATCGAATGCAAGCTCATCTTTTTTAATTCTTCCAAGCCAGTTCTTTGCCAGGAATTTAGGATAGTTCATCTTAGTTGCTTCCCGTCTTGATATAAATATCAGGTGTAGTTTTGTGGGAAGATAGTCCAGTAAATAATTTAATGATTCACATACTTCCTCAGAATTATCTACATTATGAAAATCATCAAAGAATATGTACAACTCTTTTTTATGTTCTTCCAGATAAAAATGCAGGTCATTGGCAAAAGATGAAATTATGTAGTTTACTTTTTCAGTTAATGAGAGGTTCTGCGATTTTGAAATAACATTTTTAAGATTATCACCAAATGGAGAATCAGGAAAAGCTTTCTGAAATGCCAGGGATAGCAGAATGAAGAAATTTTCTATAGAATTATCATAGGTAGATAATGAAATCCACATCTTCTGTTCTTTTTTCAAAGAATGATAAAAATCAACAGATAGCGAAGTTTTGCCGTAGCCTGCAGGCGCAGTAAGGAGAATAACTTTCTTCTTTTTAAAGGAAGCAAGCTTTTCCATTAGCCGCGTGCGGGAATAGTAAGTATCCGCTACTTCCGGCACAATTATCTTCTGTGAAAATTCTAAATGGAGCAAATTCTGCTAAAAATGTTCAAATATTGAATTTTGTAAAATATTTCCAACTGTTCAACCTAATAAATAATCTTATATTCAAAATTTTGCAGAAAAAAATTAAATTTTTCTTAAAATGTAGTGAATTCTATATTGCTTAAAATATCAAATATTACTATTTTTAATTTTATTCGACGATAGCTCAATGGTGGAGCATTCGGCTGTTAACCGAAGGGTTGCAGGTTCAAATCCTGCTCGTCGAGCCAAAAGCCTGGTATTGTAAAATGCCGGGCTTTTTTGTTATTATACCTAGTAAATTAAAATGAAAAGAAAAAGAGTTTTAATAACCGGCGGAAGCGGATTTCTTGGACAATATCTAAATACTGAACTGAATAATAAGTTTGAAATTATGACCACTTTCCGAACTAACCCCGGCAACTGTCTTAATTATAGAAGTGCTTCGATTGATTTAAGAAATCAGTCTGCATTATCCAATCTTTTCAAAAATTTTAAACCCGAAATTATAATACACACTGCCGCATATTCCACTCCCGATATTTGCAATAAAACTGAAAAAGAAGATGTTATAAACTTTAATATAAATCTGTTAAAAACTTTATCAGAGAAAGCTAACGAATACAACTCAAAATTAATTTTCACTTCTACTGATTTAGTTTATAAAAGTAATGATGTATTAATTAATGAAGGTGGCGCGCTTGAACCAAAATCTTTATATGCTGAGACAAAAGTTATAGCAGAAGAAGTTTTAAAAGAAAATTGCAAAGATTATATAATTCTCAGAACTTCTTTATTGTACGGATTGGGTTTAAGCCATACACGGACTCACTTTCAGAATATGCTGGAAGCATTAGAGAACAATGAAAAAGTAAATTTATTTTTTAATCAGTACAGAACTCCGCTCGAAGCAAAAGACGGTGCAAGGATTATTTCTGAGCTGATTGAAAAAAATATTTCAAACGAAATCATAAACTTCGGCGGTGCAGAAAAAATTTCGCGTTATGCTATGGGAGAATTGGTTTGTGATGTTTTCGGATTCGATAAAAACAACTTAGTAAAAACTGACGGACAAAAAATGCTTGGAGATATTTTTGTGGCAAATGTTTCAATGGATACATCTAAACTCCAAAGCTATGGGATAAAACAAAAATCAATTAAAGAAGTTATTATAGAGATTCAAGGAGAAATAAAAAAAGCCCGTTTAGATTCTGAAGAAGAAGAACTTGAATCAGATTCTGAAACGGACTTTTAAAATTTAAAACTAAATTATTTTATTTTACAAGCATCATCTTGGAAACTTTCTCAAATTTCTGAGAGCCTGATGTTAAGTTTACTCTGTAGAAATAAATTCCGCTCGGAAGTCCCGCAGCATTAAACTCTGCTCTATAATATCCTGCGTTTACATTTGAGTTTACCAGAGTTTTCACTTCCCTACCCAAATTATCGAACACAATTATTTTTACTAATCCGTCAAACGGAATTTCGTAATCAATGTTTGTTGTTGGGTTAAAAGGATTCGGGTAATTCTGGCTTACAATAAAATCTTTTGGCTGACCTACATTTACTTCGTTGTTAAGCGCAAAATATTCAAAGTTACCGTTGTGGTCAATTTGTTTTAATCTGTAAGCATAAGTTCCGATGGATAAATTTTTATCTGAATATCTGTATGCCTGCGGCAAATTTGAATTTCCTCTGCTCGGGACTGTACCAACTGTTGTAAAGTCACCTGTCTTTCCTGAGTTAACATTTGCTCGCTGAACTTCAAACATATTGTTATTTGTTTCATGTCCTGTTACCCAGTCAAGTATAACTTCATTTTTAATAGTAGAAGCTGCAAAGCTGTTCAGCTCAACAGGTAAAGGATTGAATGATGAGTTTCCACCCAGATAAAAATTGCTGAAGTAAAAGCTAATTCCTGTTCTTCTTGCTGTAGAATTGTTTCCGTCCTTATGGCTTCCTTGTAAAGTAAAAGTTGTGCCGTCGTTTGACCAGATTACTCTCATATTCTGAGGGTCCGTTATTCCTGCCTGTCCGTTTCCGTCAAGCGCAACATCTATTAAACCGCCTGTTAAAAGAGTACCTGTCATCAGCCAATAAGAATCAGACCTTCTTGTTATGGAATATCCGCCATCTACTAATCCAAATGGAGTTAAATCGCTTCCTCCGGTTCCGTTATCTATAAATTTCATACCTATTCTTCCTGCAGTTGTAGGAGCTGTAGAAAACCTTACTTTAGCTTCTTTTAAAACTGAAGAAGTACCTACAGGAAAACTAAGAGAATCCGAAACTGCTCCTGCTAAATACCATCTCTCCATTTGCCCTGTAACAATGCCTCCCGTTCTGCTTAAGAACCCGGGATTGTTCGCATCATACCCAACTCCGAGCCAGGCACCACCGCCTGAATTAATATTGCCCTGAGTCATAATTACAGAATCGGAATAAAATGGCGAAGCGATATAAAATCCTGCTGCATTATTAAATGTTACTGATCTTGAAATTGTAAAGCTTGCAGAAGTTAATCCGTCACAAGTAATTGTCTGTAATGACGTACCGTTAAAATTTATAGTTTGAGTTGATGATAATGCATAAACAATTTTCCCATAGCATGTATAATTCCCCCATATATTCAAATTATTTGTCATAGCAGTACTATCATAAGCATGTTCTTCAATATAATAATCGCCGCGTATAGTTAAAGCGGTTCCGCCGGCGCGTACATATTTTTTAGAAAGTAATCCTCCGCCTGCAGCCAGACCGTAAAGCTGTAATGAGCCGTAACTTATTCCGGATGCTGTCAATGAAAAACTACTTGCTGTTGGAACATCAAACCTCCATATACCTCTGTTACAATTAGTAGCCTTTGAAAGCTGCTGGACGATACCTGATGTACCGCGTGTGCAGTTATGAACCCACATAGAGCTATCTTGCAATTGTATTGAATCCGAAGTAGCTGCAAATGCAAAGCCCGTTCCTGCTGCTGCTCCTGAAGAATTCGTAAATACGCTGTTCTTTTTTAATATAAAATCGTATGAACCGCTTACACCGTCTCCGACTGTAAGTCCGGGATTATTTGTATTACCTGAAGGCAATGTTAAATAAACATAGTTAGGTGCAGTAGGTTCTATTATTAATCTTTTTACATTAGTATTTACAGCGCCTGTGGGTAAAGTGACAATATATGTACTTGTAACAAATGAGTTGGTAAGTTTTACAGTATCTGTTGAAACAGGAGCAACTCCGTCTAACCAGTTCAGAGGATCTGCCCATGATGTACCATCTCCGCCTCCGTTTATTCCATACCAGTATTTATATCCTGTGGTAGCGGTTATCGTACCTTGCATAGCAGGCCAGTGAGGCTGGCAGCCATAAACATAAGTTCCGGGTTGAGTAATAAGAACATAATAATCTGTGCTGCCGCTGTTCATATTTGCATCCCATCCGAAAAATCCTGCAGGGTAGGAAGTTCCCGGTAATGTTCCCGGGTCACATGTTGTTGTGTGAGAACCGCTCACCCATTGAAAATGGACAGTATCTCCGACAAGTACATTCTGAGATGCAGGACTGAAAAAATTGCTGTTAACAGTGATAGTATAAGTGGTGGCATTCGTATTTACGGGGATAAACACGAATGTTATTATTGCAGCAAAAATTGAAAAAATTGTAAAAGATTTTCTCATAAATTAGGGTTATATACTCTTATATAGATTTAGTAAAGACTACAATCTACAAAAATATAATTATTTTATTAGAAATACTACGAAATTGTAGGATTAATATAAAAAAACCTACCCTATTCTTACGGCAGGTTTTAATATAACTTAGAGTTTAGCTTTGAGCTTTTATTTGATAAGCATCATCTTAAAGACTTTATCAAAGTTTTGTGAACCTGAAGATGCATTCACTCTATAGAAGTAAACACCGCTTGGTAAACCTGAAGCATTAAATTCAACTTTGTGGTATCCCGCATTTACGTTACCGTTCACTAACGTTTTTATTTCCCTTCCTGTATTATCATACACAAGTATTTTTACCATTCCGTCGAAAGGAATTTCATAATTAATATTTGTTGTAGGATTGAACGGATTAGGATAATTCTGACTTATAAAAAACTTTGCAGGTAAATTTACAAAGACTTCATTATTTAAAATAAAATATGTGTAGTTTCCGTTTACGTCTATCTGTTTTAATCTGTAAGCATATCTTCCCGCCTGAAGATTTCTATCGTTAAATTTATAAGTCTGTTCCAGATTTGAATTACCTCTGCTTTGAACATAACCCACTGTTGTATAATTTATTGTTGATGCAAAATCTGTTGAATTTTGATTTGGAATCAATGAAGCTCTTTGAACTTCAAATCCCGAATTATTAAGTTCATGCCCTGTTGCCCAGTCAAGTATAACTTCGTTTTTAATCGTCGATGCAACGAAGTTATCCATTTCTACCGGCAGTGGATTATTGCTGTTATTTCCTCCAAGGAAGAAATTACCTGCAACTGAACCGGCTAAACCGCTTCTTGATGCAACTGAACCGCCCGAACCGGCAACATGTGTACCGGGTGCAGAAAATGTAGTTCCGTCAGGAGAATAAATAAGGCGTAAATTATTAATGTCTGTAATACCGGTCTGCCCGTTACCGTCAGCAGAAACAGTATATACTCCATCTGAAAAAGAAGGAGTAACTGTCCAAAACATGTTTGAACGTCTTTCAATTGAATAACCGCCATCAGAGAACGGAGCCGCTAAATCAGAACCATCAGTACCGTCAGTATGACCTACAGTAACTGTGCCTCCAGAAAAAGGATTTGAAGTTAATGTAAAAAGCACAGGTCTGTAATTTGTTGCAGTACCTACAGGGAATAACACATTGGAGACTGTGGATGGAGCAAACCATCTTGAAAAATTTCCGATGATGGTACCCGATGTTCTTGTTAATGTGCCTAAATTGAGTATACTTGTACCTAATGTTAATGTATTTGAACCGGTTGTAATATTACCCGATAAAAGATTTAGGGAGCCGGGAAAAGTAATGTTTTTATTCAAAACTAAACCGGCTGAATTATTTAACAAAACTTTTGTCTGGATTGTTAAAGTATTTGTTATATTGATTGTTCCTGCTCCGCTTATTGACTGCTGTGATGTTCCATTGAATACTAACGAATCGACCGGATTACTTGCAGGAGTAAAATTCAGTGTCTTACCTGCTGCAACGGAAATATTACCTTTTATATTTATTCTTCCTGTCATATTACAATTGAACGTACCGTCAGTTACGGTAAGATTATCCAGAGTCAATGCGCTTGCGCCTGTCACACTGGCAGTGCCTCCTGCTAAATTCATTACAAAGTTAGCATAAGTTCTTCCCGATGCTACAGGAGATAAATTTGACTGATGTTCATAAGTACTTCCTGTCTGAAACACACATACAGTATTCGGAGCTGATGCGCCGAAAGGATTAGCTCCGTTTGCGATTGATCTGAAAACAAATTTAGAGCCGTTTTGGAATACAACAGAATTCAAACCTGAAGCACCTGAACCAGCGCCATAAGCATTACCTCCAGCGAAAGGTCCGTAATTAAATATTGAACCGTTTTGAAAAACAACAGCGCCTGCATCAACAGCCTGTAATCTATGACCGGTTCCGGTAAGAGTTGAAGTAAAAGTAAATGTCCCGCCTATTAATCCCGTTGTACCCATAGCAAGATTCATTACAATAGTATTCGTATTTGCTCCTGAAGAAGCAAATGTTAAATTTGAACCTGCTTCAACCTGCAAATTGGGATTAGTTCCGCCTGTAATAGTTATTGTGCTTGCACCTGCAAAAGCATCGTAACATTTTAAAGTTGTATTGGAGGTAACCTGAAATCCTGCAATTGTTTGTGTAGGAATATTATAAGCAATAGTATTTGCAGCGCCGTTATTAAACACTAAAACATCCGTTGTTCCGGGAGTAGTTCTATCGGGTGTCCAGTTCGAAGCAACCTGAAAATCTGCTGAGTCTGTTCTGTTCCATACATATGTTGGAGGTCCGCCTGCTGCAACATTTAAAATTCCTGTCATACCTGAGCCCGCATGAAACTGACAATTATATTGGTAGGTTCCTTCCACAGTCAAAACATAAGTGAAAGAAAGGCTTCCTGAATTTAATGGCGCATCAAATGTTGCTGCCCCTACGGGTAAAGAAGTTGTAGGGTCAATTCCGGGATCACAAGTTGCGGTGTGTGAACGTGTAGGTCCGACATATTGAAAAAGTATCGTATCGCCGACTGCAGCATTCTGAGAATTAGGATTAAAAAAACTATCGACAACCTGAATTATATAAGTTGTTGCATTCGTTTTAACGGGGGTAAAAACAGAAAGCAGCAATATAACAAAAGATAAAAAAACTGAAGTAAGAAATTTTCTCATTTGAGATTCGTTAGATATTAAACTTACATTAAAAATGATGTATTAACAAATTAAAACTAATCCTAACAAAATCCTAACATTTTAAGACGATTTCTAATATCTGAGTTATATAAAAAAAGGTCTGCAAGATTGAATCTTACAGACCTTTTAAAAAAAATATTTTGTTAAATTATTTTACAAGCATCATTTTAAAAACTTTCTCGTATTTTTCTGTGCCCGATACAGCATTTATTCTGTAGAAATAAATTCCGCTTGGAAGGCCCGAAGCATTGAAATCAACTTTATTATATCCGGCATTGACATTTCCGTTTACTAAAGTTTTTACTTCTCTGCCAAGATTATCAAATACAACAATCTTCACATTACCGTCAAACGGCATTTCAAAAGCAATTTTAGTTGCAGGGTTGAATGGATTAGGATAATTTTGGCTTATTGCGAATTTATTAGGAGATGCAACAATCACTTCATTATTTAATAAGAAGTAAGTGTGGTTTCCGTTGTAATCTATCTGTTTTAATCTGTATGCAAATCTGCCGACAAGAAGATTTCCGTCAATATATTTATAGCCCTGAACATTGTTTGAGTTTCCTTTGCTTGCAACAAATGCAACTGTTTGGAAATTTACATCAGCGTCAGTTCCGTTTTGATTATTTGTTAAAACCGCTCTTTCAATTTCAAAGCCTGTATTATTTAATTCATGCCCGGTTGCCCAGTCAAGAATTACTTCATTCTTAATTGTTGTTGCAACAAAATTGTCAAGTTCTACAGGAAGAGGGTTATTTGTGCTATTACCGCCTAAATAAAAACTTCCAGGTAGACCGCCGATAATTCCTGTTCTGTTAGCAACTGTTCCTGTTCCCACTGCATGAGTTCCTAAAACTGAAAAAACTGTTCCATCAGTCGAATAGATTGCTCTTAAATTATTTGCATCGTTAATTCCATTTTGTCCGTTTCCGTCAATTGATAAATCGTATGTGCCGCCTGCTAATCCGTTAGCAGCAGTTAAAGTCCAGAACATATTTGAACGTCTTGTGATGTTAAATCCGCCATCGTTAATCGGTACTGTTAAATCACTTCCATCTGTTCCGTCTGTATGAGAAACAATAATTGTTCCGCCTGTTACAGGAGCTACTGTCGGGAACGAAACTGTAAAAGGTCTGTAGTCAGTAGTTGTTCCGACAGGATATAAAACATTGGAAACTGTGGAAGCTGCAAACCATCTTTCAAAGTTACCGATAATTGTTCCTGAAGTGTAAACTAAAGTGCCTAATGCAGATGTGCCTGAGCCAAGTGTTAATATATTTGCACCTGTTGTAATATTACCGGACTGCATATTTAATTCGCCCCCAAGAATAACGTTTCTGTTTAATGTTATCCCTGCAGAATTATTTACCAAAATTCTTGAACCTGTTCCGAATGTTAATGTACCTGCACCGTTTATAGTTTGATTTGATGTTCCATTTAAATAAAGTGTATCGGCAGTTGCCGGGCTGAATGCAAGAGTTTTTCCTGCTGCAATTGAAATATTTCCTTTAATATTTATTCTTCCTGTAAGATTAATACCAAATGAAGTAGCATCCGTTACTGTTAAATTCTCAACTGTAAAAGTACCGCCACCTGTGGAACCCGTATTATAACCAGCTGCATTCATTTCGAAATTAGCAAATGTTCTGCCTGATAACGAAGGCGCACCCGTAGATTGATGTTCGTATGTACTTCCACTATTAAAAACTACAAATGAATTTGGTGTTGATTGTGCAAAAGGATTTGCACCGGCTTTTAAAATATATCTTGAGCCGCTAGCAAAAACTACAGAATTATTACCTGATGAAGCATTTGCAGCCGCACCGAAAGAATTACCTGCAACTGCAGGACCAAATGTGAATACCGAACCGTTATTAAATGTTGCTCCGCTTGCATCTTTTACTCTAAACCTGTGCCCCGGCGTTCCTCCATAAGATTTCATTGTAAAAATACCGCTAATAGAAGCAGTTGTTCCCGTTGTAAGGTTAAATCCTATAGAATCTTTTGTTGCTGCACCACAAACTTCTAATGTGCTTCCTGCACCAATTGAAAACTGCGGACCTGTGCCGCCTGAAATAGTAATTAATGTTGTTGAGCCATTTGTAATTCTTACAAATGTATTATTGGAAAGTTGAAAACCTGCAATTGTTTGTGTAGCTGGAATATTATAAACTACTGTTCCTGTAGCGCCGTTATTAAAAACTAGAACATCTGTAGCCGCAGGAGTTGTTCTGTCCGGTGTCCAGTTTGATGCGACCTGAAAATCAGCAGAATCTGTTCTGTTCCAAGTGTATGTCTGAGCCTGTAAATTTAAAGCCAAAAAACCGAAAAAAATTAGGGAGAATGTAAAAAGTTTTTTCATAGCAAAATTTTCATTAGTGAACCATGGTATTGGATTTAATGTAACTGAAAAAGATGATAAAATAAACACATAAATTGAGTTTTCTTGCAAAATAAGCAGGAATTGTTACGAGAGAATTGTTTAATAATTACTGGATTATAAAATAAAAAAGCCCTTTTAATTTTCATTAAAAAGGCTTCAAACTAGTAAAATAAATAATTATTAATTGCTGACTGAAAATGCCTCAGCAATAATTTCTTTCTGTGTAATCTGGAATACCTTATTAGAGCCCGGTGCCGGACTTGCGCTCGGCTCCCTGCAAACTGAATAGAATTTCATTTTGTTCTGAACTAGTCTTATCAGGTCAAGAGCTAAATGATTGTATGCACCCATGTTCTCGGGTTCTTCCTGCAGCCATACTAAGCTCTTTGCATTTTTATACTGAGCAAGTACAAATATCAGCAAGTCTTCCGGGAAAGGATAATACTGCTCAAGTCTTACTATAGCAATATCTTTTCGGTTATTATCTGTTCTGTACTTATCGGCATCATAATAAATTTTTCCGCTTGTTAAAATTATAGTCTTAACATCGTTGGTGTTTCCGGCAAGATTAATATCTTCAATCACTTCCCAGAATTTTCCTTCAAGTATATCTTTTTTATGTGAGGCAGCCAATGGTGACCTTAACAAACTTTTTGGTGTCATTAATGCCAACGGTTTTCTGTCTGTACCGGTAAGCTTTGCCTGCCTTCTCAGCAAATGGAAATACTGTGATGCAGTAGTAACGTTACAAACATACATATTGTTATCTGCGCAGAGAGTTAAAAATCTTTCAAGACGGGCGCTTGAGTGCTCCGGTCCCTGCCCTTCCTGTCCGTGCGGCAAAAGCATTACAAGATTATTATGCAGATTCCACT from Bacteroidota bacterium carries:
- a CDS encoding sugar nucleotide-binding protein, with product MKRKRVLITGGSGFLGQYLNTELNNKFEIMTTFRTNPGNCLNYRSASIDLRNQSALSNLFKNFKPEIIIHTAAYSTPDICNKTEKEDVINFNINLLKTLSEKANEYNSKLIFTSTDLVYKSNDVLINEGGALEPKSLYAETKVIAEEVLKENCKDYIILRTSLLYGLGLSHTRTHFQNMLEALENNEKVNLFFNQYRTPLEAKDGARIISELIEKNISNEIINFGGAEKISRYAMGELVCDVFGFDKNNLVKTDGQKMLGDIFVANVSMDTSKLQSYGIKQKSIKEVIIEIQGEIKKARLDSEEEELESDSETDF
- a CDS encoding T9SS type A sorting domain-containing protein, yielding MRKSFTIFSIFAAIITFVFIPVNTNATTYTITVNSNFFSPASQNVLVGDTVHFQWVSGSHTTTCDPGTLPGTSYPAGFFGWDANMNSGSTDYYVLITQPGTYVYGCQPHWPAMQGTITATTGYKYWYGINGGGDGTSWADPLNWLDGVAPVSTDTVKLTNSFVTSTYIVTLPTGAVNTNVKRLIIEPTAPNYVYLTLPSGNTNNPGLTVGDGVSGSYDFILKKNSVFTNSSGAAAGTGFAFAATSDSIQLQDSSMWVHNCTRGTSGIVQQLSKATNCNRGIWRFDVPTASSFSLTASGISYGSLQLYGLAAGGGLLSKKYVRAGGTALTIRGDYYIEEHAYDSTAMTNNLNIWGNYTCYGKIVYALSSTQTINFNGTSLQTITCDGLTSASFTISRSVTFNNAAGFYIASPFYSDSVIMTQGNINSGGGAWLGVGYDANNPGFLSRTGGIVTGQMERWYLAGAVSDSLSFPVGTSSVLKEAKVRFSTAPTTAGRIGMKFIDNGTGGSDLTPFGLVDGGYSITRRSDSYWLMTGTLLTGGLIDVALDGNGQAGITDPQNMRVIWSNDGTTFTLQGSHKDGNNSTARRTGISFYFSNFYLGGNSSFNPLPVELNSFAASTIKNEVILDWVTGHETNNNMFEVQRANVNSGKTGDFTTVGTVPSRGNSNLPQAYRYSDKNLSIGTYAYRLKQIDHNGNFEYFALNNEVNVGQPKDFIVSQNYPNPFNPTTNIDYEIPFDGLVKIIVFDNLGREVKTLVNSNVNAGYYRAEFNAAGLPSGIYFYRVNLTSGSQKFEKVSKMMLVK
- a CDS encoding T9SS type A sorting domain-containing protein — protein: MRKFLTSVFLSFVILLLSVFTPVKTNATTYIIQVVDSFFNPNSQNAAVGDTILFQYVGPTRSHTATCDPGIDPTTSLPVGAATFDAPLNSGSLSFTYVLTVEGTYQYNCQFHAGSGMTGILNVAAGGPPTYVWNRTDSADFQVASNWTPDRTTPGTTDVLVFNNGAANTIAYNIPTQTIAGFQVTSNTTLKCYDAFAGASTITITGGTNPNLQVEAGSNLTFASSGANTNTIVMNLAMGTTGLIGGTFTFTSTLTGTGHRLQAVDAGAVVFQNGSIFNYGPFAGGNAYGAGSGASGLNSVVFQNGSKFVFRSIANGANPFGASAPNTVCVFQTGSTYEHQSNLSPVASGRTYANFVMNLAGGTASVTGASALTLDNLTVTDGTFNCNMTGRINIKGNISVAAGKTLNFTPASNPVDSLVFNGTSQQSISGAGTINITNTLTIQTKVLLNNSAGLVLNKNITFPGSLNLLSGNITTGSNTLTLGTSILNLGTLTRTSGTIIGNFSRWFAPSTVSNVLFPVGTATNYRPVLFTLTSNPFSGGTVTVGHTDGTDGSDLAAPFSDGGYSIERRSNMFWTVTPSFSDGVYTVSADGNGQTGITDINNLRLIYSPDGTTFSAPGTHVAGSGGSVASRSGLAGSVAGNFFLGGNNSNNPLPVEMDNFVASTIKNEVILDWATGHELNNSGFEVQRASLIPNQNSTDFASTINYTTVGYVQSRGNSNLEQTYKFNDRNLQAGRYAYRLKQIDVNGNYTYFILNNEVFVNLPAKFFISQNYPNPFNPTTNINYEIPFDGMVKILVYDNTGREIKTLVNGNVNAGYHKVEFNASGLPSGVYFYRVNASSGSQNFDKVFKMMLIK
- a CDS encoding T9SS type A sorting domain-containing protein, which codes for MALNLQAQTYTWNRTDSADFQVASNWTPDRTTPAATDVLVFNNGATGTVVYNIPATQTIAGFQLSNNTFVRITNGSTTLITISGGTGPQFSIGAGSTLEVCGAATKDSIGFNLTTGTTASISGIFTMKSYGGTPGHRFRVKDASGATFNNGSVFTFGPAVAGNSFGAAANASSGNNSVVFASGSRYILKAGANPFAQSTPNSFVVFNSGSTYEHQSTGAPSLSGRTFANFEMNAAGYNTGSTGGGTFTVENLTVTDATSFGINLTGRINIKGNISIAAGKTLAFSPATADTLYLNGTSNQTINGAGTLTFGTGSRILVNNSAGITLNRNVILGGELNMQSGNITTGANILTLGSGTSALGTLVYTSGTIIGNFERWFAASTVSNVLYPVGTTTDYRPFTVSFPTVAPVTGGTIIVSHTDGTDGSDLTVPINDGGFNITRRSNMFWTLTAANGLAGGTYDLSIDGNGQNGINDANNLRAIYSTDGTVFSVLGTHAVGTGTVANRTGIIGGLPGSFYLGGNSTNNPLPVELDNFVATTIKNEVILDWATGHELNNTGFEIERAVLTNNQNGTDADVNFQTVAFVASKGNSNNVQGYKYIDGNLLVGRFAYRLKQIDYNGNHTYFLLNNEVIVASPNKFAISQNYPNPFNPATKIAFEMPFDGNVKIVVFDNLGREVKTLVNGNVNAGYNKVDFNASGLPSGIYFYRINAVSGTEKYEKVFKMMLVK